A stretch of the Thiomicrorhabdus indica genome encodes the following:
- the nusB gene encoding transcription antitermination factor NusB yields the protein MNDLVQPGKGEEIIEDEPKVSARTQSRRVALQALYQWQMTNNSPIEIMRYFQENGFLGDLDFDLFKELLENIIELHEEVDANYAEFLDRKVERLDPVERAILRIGSYELQHQIATPYKAVINESVELAKRFGAEESHKFINGVLDKVAKQLRTAEM from the coding sequence ATGAATGATTTAGTTCAGCCTGGAAAAGGCGAAGAAATTATTGAAGATGAGCCAAAGGTTTCTGCCCGTACGCAATCGCGTCGCGTGGCTTTACAGGCTTTGTATCAGTGGCAGATGACGAATAATTCTCCAATTGAAATTATGCGTTATTTTCAAGAAAACGGGTTTTTAGGCGATTTGGATTTTGATCTTTTCAAAGAATTGCTTGAAAATATTATTGAGTTACATGAAGAAGTTGATGCGAATTATGCAGAATTTCTTGATCGTAAGGTTGAGCGCTTAGATCCTGTTGAACGTGCGATTTTGCGAATAGGTTCCTATGAGTTGCAACATCAGATAGCGACTCCTTATAAAGCCGTAATTAACGAATCGGTGGAGCTTGCAAAACGTTTTGGAGCGGAAGAAAGTCATAAATTTATTAATGGTGTCTTGGATAAAGTCGCTAAACAACTCCGTACAGCTGAGATGTAA
- the ribE gene encoding 6,7-dimethyl-8-ribityllumazine synthase, whose protein sequence is MQMVEGNLNAQDMKIGFVVTRWNSFVVDHLVKGSIETIVRHGGSEDNITQVMVPGSFEVPLAVEKMAASGKYDAIVALGAVIQGGTPHFDYVAGEAVKGISQVMLKHSVPVAFGILTVNSIEQAIERSGTKMGNKGEEATLAAIEMVNVLKQI, encoded by the coding sequence ATGCAAATGGTTGAGGGTAATCTTAATGCTCAAGATATGAAAATTGGTTTTGTGGTGACACGTTGGAATAGCTTTGTCGTTGATCACTTGGTAAAAGGATCAATTGAAACCATCGTGCGTCACGGTGGTTCAGAAGATAACATTACTCAAGTTATGGTACCTGGGTCATTTGAAGTCCCTTTGGCAGTTGAAAAAATGGCGGCTTCGGGAAAATATGACGCTATTGTGGCACTAGGTGCCGTCATTCAAGGCGGAACTCCACACTTTGATTATGTAGCGGGAGAAGCGGTTAAAGGGATTAGCCAAGTGATGCTGAAGCACAGTGTTCCTGTAGCCTTTGGAATTTTAACGGTAAACTCAATTGAACAGGCCATTGAACGTTCGGGTACCAAGATGGGGAACAAGGGTGAAGAAGCCACGCTTGCTGCCATCGAAATGGTTAATGTTTTAAAACAGATTTAA
- the ribBA gene encoding bifunctional 3,4-dihydroxy-2-butanone-4-phosphate synthase/GTP cyclohydrolase II, which translates to MPLNTIEELIEDYRQGKMVILMDDEDRENEGDLLVPAQTVTAEDINFMARFGRGLICLTMTRDRCNQLHLPLMVKDNTDPHGTNFTVSIEAAEGVTTGISAADRAVTVRTAVAKNAGPQDIVTPGHIFPLMAQPGGVLTRAGHTEAGCDLARLAGFEPSSVIVEIMNEDGSMARRDDLEDYAKEHNIKIGTIADLIEYRLQNEKTIERVSECKLPSEFGEFRLIGYQSILDQKAHFALVYGTLEKDQPTAVRVHMLDTLCDVFGSKRTECGWSLQSAMKQIVSEGSGAIVVLRKHEEATELLDKIQRFQLKDRGIHAPEILQEDDAKTYGLGAQILGDLGLKKLKVIGSAWPMHALGGFGLEIVETVAKQD; encoded by the coding sequence ATGCCATTAAACACCATTGAAGAACTGATTGAAGATTATAGACAAGGTAAAATGGTCATCCTAATGGATGATGAAGATCGCGAAAATGAGGGTGATCTTCTAGTGCCTGCTCAGACAGTGACTGCTGAAGATATCAATTTTATGGCACGTTTTGGACGTGGTTTAATTTGTCTAACGATGACTCGTGACCGATGCAATCAGCTTCATTTACCTTTAATGGTCAAAGACAATACTGATCCACATGGTACTAATTTCACGGTTTCGATTGAAGCAGCGGAAGGTGTCACCACAGGTATCTCAGCGGCCGATCGTGCAGTGACAGTGAGAACGGCTGTGGCCAAGAATGCAGGACCTCAAGATATTGTCACTCCAGGGCATATTTTTCCGTTGATGGCGCAGCCGGGTGGAGTTTTAACACGAGCTGGTCATACTGAGGCTGGCTGTGACTTAGCTCGATTGGCTGGTTTTGAACCTTCATCAGTTATTGTTGAAATTATGAATGAAGACGGTTCTATGGCTCGTCGTGATGACTTAGAAGATTATGCCAAAGAGCACAATATTAAAATTGGTACCATTGCCGATTTAATCGAATACCGTTTACAAAACGAAAAAACCATTGAGAGAGTTTCAGAGTGCAAATTGCCATCAGAGTTCGGTGAGTTTAGATTAATTGGTTACCAAAGCATACTGGATCAAAAAGCGCATTTTGCATTGGTGTATGGCACTTTAGAAAAAGACCAGCCTACTGCTGTTCGTGTCCATATGCTTGACACGCTATGTGATGTCTTCGGTTCAAAACGCACGGAGTGTGGTTGGTCTTTACAGTCTGCTATGAAGCAAATTGTCTCTGAAGGCAGTGGGGCAATTGTGGTACTTCGCAAACATGAAGAAGCAACTGAATTATTGGATAAAATCCAACGTTTTCAATTAAAAGACCGTGGAATTCATGCCCCGGAAATTTTACAGGAAGATGATGCAAAGACCTATGGTTTGGGAGCTCAGATTCTTGGTGATCTAGGACTTAAGAAGTTAAAGGTTATTGGTTCTGCTTGGCCTATGCACGCGCTAGGTGGCTTTGGTCTTGAAATTGTCGAGACGGTCGCAAAACAAGATTGA
- a CDS encoding riboflavin synthase — MFTGIIQAEGKIAKIEPQNGDVKMTIQTGKLDMLDVALGDSIAANGICLTAIEFGDDYYVADVSGETLSVTTAGEWKVGTPVNLEKALRLQDRLGGHLVSGHVDGVGEVKEISQDARSWRYQVEAPIEICKYIAAKGSICINGISLTVNKVDGCVFDVNIVPHTRQETTIKHFEVGSHVNLEVDLLARYLERMMTAPQANTNSSITEQFLAENGYKS, encoded by the coding sequence ATGTTTACCGGAATTATCCAAGCCGAAGGCAAAATTGCCAAAATCGAGCCTCAAAACGGCGACGTCAAAATGACGATTCAAACCGGAAAATTAGATATGTTAGATGTTGCACTGGGGGATTCGATTGCCGCAAATGGAATTTGTTTGACGGCGATTGAATTTGGTGACGATTATTATGTTGCCGATGTTTCCGGTGAGACATTATCAGTGACCACTGCTGGCGAGTGGAAAGTGGGTACGCCTGTAAACTTAGAAAAAGCGTTGCGTCTTCAAGACCGTTTAGGTGGTCACCTAGTCTCTGGGCATGTTGATGGCGTAGGCGAGGTTAAAGAAATTTCACAAGATGCACGCTCTTGGCGCTATCAAGTCGAAGCTCCAATTGAAATTTGTAAATATATTGCGGCTAAAGGTTCGATTTGTATTAATGGCATTAGTTTGACGGTTAACAAGGTCGATGGCTGTGTGTTTGATGTCAATATTGTTCCTCATACGCGCCAAGAAACCACGATTAAACATTTTGAAGTGGGTAGCCACGTAAATTTAGAAGTGGATTTGTTAGCACGTTATTTAGAGCGTATGATGACTGCGCCACAAGCAAACACAAACTCAAGCATCACCGAACAATTTTTAGCTGAAAACGGTTATAAATCATAG
- the ribD gene encoding bifunctional diaminohydroxyphosphoribosylaminopyrimidine deaminase/5-amino-6-(5-phosphoribosylamino)uracil reductase RibD, producing the protein MQIASDEYFMQMAIELAKKGLYSTKPNPMVGCVLVKNGTVIGEGWHHKAGLPHAEPLAIADAKQRGNEVEGATAYVTLEPCSHYGRTPPCANRLVDSKIQRCVIGMHDPNPLVAGKGVKILQAAGIEVTVGVLKAQAEKLNPSFLFAMRHKKPYVRLKMASSVDGRTAMPNGESQWITGSEARKEVHKLRLQSQAILTGIGTVMADDPSLTVRLSEQDLQSAHLGLPEDTSHCYPLRIVLDTHLKISPQAKILQMPGKNLLICSGESLKNNPEKVELLSTQKIQVLGLPADQEGIDLKCLMQTLFSDFGIQSIMVEAGAKLTGRLIAQNLVNEYHLYMAPCLLGSKSRAMFELPELQTMNDKVELVPESCEMFGNDIRWILMPKQMNN; encoded by the coding sequence GTGCAGATAGCCAGTGACGAATACTTTATGCAGATGGCCATTGAATTGGCGAAAAAAGGCCTGTATTCCACTAAACCAAATCCAATGGTTGGTTGTGTTTTAGTCAAAAATGGCACCGTAATTGGTGAAGGTTGGCACCACAAAGCCGGTCTACCTCATGCAGAACCTTTGGCTATAGCGGATGCAAAGCAGCGCGGAAATGAGGTAGAAGGAGCCACGGCCTATGTAACTCTTGAGCCTTGTTCGCATTATGGTCGAACGCCTCCCTGTGCTAATCGCTTAGTCGATTCGAAGATTCAGCGTTGCGTGATTGGCATGCATGACCCAAACCCATTAGTTGCAGGGAAAGGGGTGAAAATATTGCAAGCCGCAGGCATTGAGGTGACGGTCGGTGTTTTAAAAGCTCAGGCAGAAAAATTGAACCCAAGCTTTTTATTTGCGATGCGTCACAAGAAGCCGTATGTTCGTCTTAAAATGGCGTCTAGCGTTGATGGTCGAACAGCGATGCCAAATGGTGAAAGTCAATGGATTACCGGTTCAGAGGCGCGAAAAGAAGTACATAAGCTACGTTTGCAATCTCAGGCGATTTTGACGGGGATTGGCACAGTTATGGCTGATGATCCTAGTTTAACCGTACGGTTGTCTGAACAAGATCTTCAAAGCGCTCATCTTGGGTTGCCAGAAGATACAAGTCATTGTTATCCATTGCGGATCGTTCTGGATACGCACCTAAAAATCTCACCGCAAGCAAAAATATTGCAAATGCCTGGCAAAAATTTATTAATATGTTCAGGTGAGTCATTAAAAAATAATCCTGAAAAAGTCGAATTGCTCAGTACGCAGAAGATACAGGTGCTTGGTTTACCGGCAGATCAAGAAGGTATTGATTTGAAATGTCTGATGCAGACGCTATTTTCTGATTTTGGGATTCAAAGCATTATGGTTGAAGCAGGTGCAAAACTTACCGGCCGGTTAATTGCGCAGAATTTAGTGAATGAATATCATCTATACATGGCGCCTTGTCTTCTCGGTTCTAAATCGCGGGCTATGTTTGAGTTACCGGAATTACAGACTATGAATGATAAAGTTGAGCTGGTTCCAGAATCGTGTGAAATGTTTGGTAATGATATTCGTTGGATATTGATGCCAAAACAGATGAACAATTAA
- the nrdR gene encoding transcriptional regulator NrdR: protein MHCPFCNAPDTKVVDSRLATEGAQVRRRRECLQCGERYTTYESAELSLPRVIKSDGNRERFDEDKIRNGLVKALEKRPVKSDAIEQVVNGIMKQAMTEGVREIQSSQIGEWLMDSLRELDQVAYVRFASVYRSFQDVNAFREEVEKLVQATAAKNS, encoded by the coding sequence ATGCATTGTCCATTCTGTAATGCCCCAGATACCAAAGTGGTTGATTCACGTTTGGCGACAGAAGGGGCTCAAGTCCGCCGTCGTCGAGAGTGTTTGCAATGTGGTGAGCGCTATACCACCTATGAATCTGCCGAACTCTCTTTGCCACGAGTTATTAAAAGTGATGGTAATCGTGAGCGCTTTGACGAAGATAAAATTCGTAATGGCTTGGTCAAAGCACTGGAAAAGCGGCCGGTTAAAAGTGATGCGATTGAGCAAGTTGTTAATGGGATTATGAAACAAGCTATGACCGAAGGTGTTCGCGAAATTCAATCTTCTCAAATCGGTGAATGGTTAATGGATTCGCTGCGAGAGTTGGATCAAGTCGCTTATGTTCGCTTTGCTTCGGTTTACCGATCTTTCCAGGATGTGAATGCATTCCGTGAAGAGGTTGAGAAGTTGGTGCAAGCAACTGCCGCAAAAAATAGTTGA
- the glyA gene encoding serine hydroxymethyltransferase, with protein sequence MFTKSMTIAGYDDLIADAIKNEENRQESHIELIASENYTSPRVMEAQGSYFTNKYAEGYPGKRYYGGCEFADIVEQAAIDRAKELFGADYANVQPHSGSQANAAVYMALLQPGETVLGMSLAHGGHLTHGSHVSFSGKMYNAVQYGIDPVSGQIDYDEVQKLADEHKPKMIIAGFSAYSQVIDWSKFREIADSVGAYLFVDMAHVAGLIAGDEYPNPVPFADVVTTTTHKTLRGPRGGLILARSNPEIEKKLNSAIFPGGQGGPLVHVMAAKAVAFKECLEPSWKTYCKNVVENAKAMAEVFKASGCDVVSGGTENHLFLVSLIEKGLTGKLVDAALDSAHITINKNSVPNDPMSPFVTSGIRVGTAAATTRGFTKEDCTNLATWMCDVIDACDQASETWDEAVVTDVREKVSALCAAKPVYK encoded by the coding sequence ATGTTTACCAAATCCATGACAATCGCTGGATACGATGACCTAATTGCAGATGCGATTAAAAATGAAGAAAATCGCCAAGAATCTCATATTGAGTTGATTGCATCTGAAAACTACACAAGTCCACGTGTAATGGAAGCTCAAGGTTCGTATTTTACGAATAAATATGCTGAAGGTTATCCTGGCAAGCGCTACTATGGTGGGTGTGAATTTGCTGACATCGTTGAGCAAGCAGCTATTGATCGTGCGAAAGAACTGTTTGGTGCAGATTATGCAAACGTTCAGCCACACTCAGGTTCTCAAGCAAACGCAGCAGTTTACATGGCATTGCTTCAACCAGGCGAAACGGTTCTAGGTATGAGCCTGGCTCACGGTGGCCACTTAACACATGGTTCTCATGTGAGTTTCTCTGGAAAAATGTATAACGCGGTTCAATACGGAATTGATCCGGTGAGTGGTCAAATTGATTATGACGAAGTGCAAAAGTTGGCCGATGAACACAAGCCAAAAATGATTATTGCTGGTTTCTCTGCTTATTCCCAAGTGATTGATTGGTCAAAATTCCGTGAAATTGCGGATTCTGTCGGCGCTTACCTGTTTGTCGATATGGCTCATGTTGCAGGCTTAATTGCGGGTGATGAATATCCAAACCCTGTACCATTTGCAGATGTCGTGACAACCACGACTCATAAAACATTGCGTGGCCCACGCGGTGGTTTGATTCTGGCGCGTTCAAACCCAGAAATTGAGAAAAAATTGAACTCTGCAATTTTCCCAGGTGGTCAGGGTGGCCCCCTAGTTCATGTGATGGCAGCAAAAGCGGTTGCCTTCAAAGAGTGTCTAGAGCCTTCATGGAAAACTTATTGTAAAAATGTGGTTGAAAACGCAAAAGCGATGGCAGAAGTGTTTAAAGCGAGTGGATGTGATGTGGTTTCAGGTGGAACAGAAAACCACTTGTTCCTAGTGTCTTTGATTGAAAAAGGCTTGACGGGTAAATTGGTCGATGCAGCGCTTGATTCTGCGCACATTACAATCAATAAAAACTCAGTGCCAAATGATCCAATGTCACCGTTTGTGACATCCGGTATTCGTGTAGGTACTGCTGCGGCAACGACTCGTGGCTTCACAAAAGAAGATTGCACAAACTTAGCAACATGGATGTGTGATGTGATTGATGCTTGCGACCAAGCTTCTGAAACTTGGGATGAAGCAGTTGTGACAGACGTTCGTGAGAAAGTTTCTGCACTGTGTGCAGCGAAGCCAGTTTATAAATAA
- the ettA gene encoding energy-dependent translational throttle protein EttA, translating to MAQFVYTMNRVGKVVPPNRHILKDISLSFFPGAKIGVLGLNGAGKSTLLRIMAGIDTDIVGEARPQPGIKVGYLPQEPQLDETLDVRGNIELAVSEVKNAMSELDAVYAAYAEPDADFDALAKKQAEIEDIIQAMDGHNLDRNLEIAADALRLPAWEADVSKLSGGEKRRVALCKLLLEKPDMLLLDEPTNHLDAESIAWLERFLLEFPGTVVAITHDRYFLDNAAQWILELDRGEGIPFEGNYSSWLEQKEKRLEQEAKSEAARMKTIKNELEWVRQGAKGRHAKSKARLARFDELSSQESQKRNETSEIFIPVAERLGEKVIEVNNVSKGFGDRLLIDDLNFRLPQGGIVGIIGANGAGKSTLFRMLTGQEQPDTGSIEFGETVQLSYVDQSRDALNDSKTVWEEISEGDDIFMVGNIEVNSRAYCSRFNFRGGDQQKKIGQLSGGERNRVHLAKTLRSGGNVLLLDEPTNDLDVETLRALEEALLEFAGCAVVISHDRWFLDRIATHMLAFEGDSHVEWFEGNFSDYEEDLKRRKGADAAQPHRIKYKPISK from the coding sequence ATGGCACAATTTGTTTACACCATGAACCGAGTAGGGAAAGTCGTCCCTCCAAATCGTCACATACTTAAAGATATTTCTTTGTCTTTTTTCCCTGGCGCTAAAATTGGTGTTTTAGGTTTAAATGGTGCAGGTAAATCCACTCTTCTTCGCATTATGGCCGGAATCGATACAGATATTGTCGGGGAAGCTCGCCCACAGCCAGGCATTAAAGTTGGCTACCTTCCACAGGAACCACAACTAGATGAAACTCTGGATGTCCGGGGTAATATCGAATTAGCTGTTAGCGAAGTAAAAAATGCAATGTCTGAATTGGATGCGGTCTATGCCGCTTATGCTGAGCCAGATGCAGACTTTGACGCACTCGCCAAAAAACAAGCTGAAATAGAAGATATTATTCAAGCAATGGACGGTCATAACTTAGACCGTAATTTAGAAATTGCGGCAGATGCATTACGCCTTCCAGCTTGGGAGGCAGATGTATCAAAACTTTCTGGGGGTGAAAAACGTCGTGTTGCCTTGTGCAAACTGCTTCTTGAAAAGCCAGATATGTTGTTGCTGGATGAACCAACAAACCACTTGGATGCCGAATCCATTGCTTGGCTAGAGCGCTTCTTACTTGAGTTTCCTGGAACCGTTGTCGCCATCACACACGACCGTTACTTCTTAGACAATGCAGCACAATGGATTTTGGAACTTGACCGAGGTGAAGGAATTCCTTTTGAAGGCAACTATTCCTCATGGTTAGAGCAAAAAGAAAAACGTCTAGAGCAAGAGGCCAAATCAGAAGCTGCCCGTATGAAAACCATCAAAAATGAGTTGGAATGGGTACGTCAAGGTGCTAAAGGTCGCCATGCTAAATCTAAAGCACGTCTGGCACGCTTTGATGAATTAAGTTCTCAGGAATCTCAAAAACGAAATGAAACCAGCGAAATCTTTATTCCAGTTGCCGAGCGCTTAGGTGAAAAAGTTATTGAAGTGAACAATGTATCCAAAGGTTTCGGTGATCGTTTACTGATTGACGACTTGAATTTCCGTCTTCCTCAAGGTGGAATTGTTGGGATTATTGGTGCAAACGGGGCCGGTAAATCGACCCTTTTCCGCATGCTAACCGGTCAAGAACAACCTGATACGGGTTCGATTGAATTCGGTGAAACCGTTCAATTGTCTTATGTTGATCAAAGCCGTGATGCATTGAATGACAGTAAAACCGTTTGGGAAGAAATTTCTGAAGGCGACGATATCTTTATGGTGGGGAATATTGAAGTGAACTCACGCGCCTATTGCTCGCGTTTCAATTTCCGAGGTGGCGACCAACAGAAAAAAATTGGCCAACTGTCAGGCGGTGAGCGTAACCGAGTGCATTTAGCAAAAACACTTCGTTCAGGTGGAAACGTGCTTTTGCTCGATGAACCAACCAACGATTTGGATGTGGAAACACTTCGTGCTTTGGAAGAAGCCCTGCTTGAATTTGCTGGCTGTGCAGTGGTTATTTCGCATGATCGCTGGTTCCTGGATCGTATCGCAACGCACATGCTTGCATTTGAAGGCGATTCTCACGTTGAATGGTTTGAAGGAAATTTCTCGGATTATGAAGAAGACCTCAAACGTCGTAAAGGTGCGGATGCAGCTCAGCCACACAGAATCAAATACAAACCAATTAGCAAATAA
- a CDS encoding sensor domain-containing diguanylate cyclase yields MSEQLQHTFSHLEAIANAMPDPIFIMGQDGTYLDIVGGQERTLYADGSSLIGKKYHDVLPEKMAERFLKVVQKSITSGRLVEIEYQLANSEVDGVDAGPSGGQWYEARVYPVDSDSYGQPAVIWLAINITARKYMEEQIEHLSSNDPLTNLYNRDFFLDVLNEELNRAKMNNQPLSLIKINLDCFKNITDGYGHEMGDKAILGAAHAIEKVAKEMGPIGRLSCDQFMIALPEVKAVDAYRIGKLIQEKISGHKFKLDDGQTTCLTSHAGVTELRDSEEDSQILFKRVNEAIQNLAGSREIIKIQ; encoded by the coding sequence ATGAGCGAACAGCTACAACACACTTTTTCACACTTAGAAGCAATCGCCAATGCGATGCCTGATCCGATTTTTATTATGGGACAGGATGGCACCTATCTTGACATTGTTGGCGGTCAAGAACGCACACTCTATGCCGACGGCTCGAGTCTGATTGGTAAAAAATACCATGATGTCTTACCGGAAAAAATGGCTGAGCGTTTTTTGAAGGTGGTACAAAAATCAATTACCTCTGGACGATTAGTCGAAATTGAATATCAACTAGCAAATAGTGAAGTCGATGGTGTGGATGCAGGCCCATCAGGCGGTCAGTGGTATGAAGCACGTGTTTATCCAGTGGACAGTGACAGTTATGGTCAACCTGCTGTGATTTGGCTGGCGATTAACATCACCGCCCGTAAGTACATGGAAGAACAAATTGAACACTTGTCTTCAAATGATCCTCTCACCAATCTGTACAACCGAGATTTCTTTTTAGATGTGCTAAATGAGGAATTAAACCGTGCCAAGATGAATAACCAGCCATTGTCACTCATTAAAATCAATCTGGATTGTTTTAAAAACATTACCGATGGTTATGGGCATGAAATGGGTGATAAAGCGATTCTCGGTGCGGCTCACGCCATTGAGAAAGTCGCCAAAGAGATGGGGCCGATTGGTCGATTGAGTTGCGATCAGTTTATGATTGCGTTGCCAGAAGTCAAAGCGGTCGATGCCTACCGAATCGGGAAACTGATTCAAGAAAAAATTTCAGGTCATAAGTTTAAATTGGATGACGGACAAACCACCTGTCTGACCTCTCATGCCGGAGTCACAGAATTGCGTGATTCTGAAGAAGACAGCCAAATACTCTTTAAGCGTGTTAATGAAGCAATTCAGAATTTAGCTGGCTCAAGGGAAATCATTAAAATTCAGTAA
- a CDS encoding methyl-accepting chemotaxis protein: protein MLCSRHLKTIEKLEKEIYDLKATQKAISQAQAIIEFDTQGRVLMANKNFSHVMSYPDNEIVGKHHSLFIEKEYAKSPQYQKFWQNLASGKNISGRFKRIDKFGKEVWLEASYSPVLNENGHPYKIIKIASDITEQVQKEIENQGLIDAINRVMAVISFDLKGNILNANQNFLSASGYSQEELKGKHHRTFLESDYANSQEYANFWTDLAKKGFLTGTFHRKNKQGEDLWLEASYNAILDKNGIPSKFVKFAVDVSENENTRYLQNIIHQASGVLQRMAEGDLTAQMPNQDRSVNMFTPQIKQLTDNIQNMGTKLSNVIHHTIQSSSIVSTASNEVSAGATDISHKIQDQAAAIEQTSAAMEQMTSIVQNNSDSAIQASKLAAAASSSTNQCVLEMANTIHAMNDIQDSSHKIAQIVNLIESIAFQTNLLALNAAVEAARAGEHGRGFAVVAGEVRSLAQKSSQASKEINVLIEETVKRIDHGTHQATKSSQLMEEINASMSEMNTIVSEISEASSEQRQGIFQVNQALTQIDEVMQENASLIEQTAQASASMKDQAHNLQQNTAYFVISRENQQSLEQQLTQSI from the coding sequence ATGCTTTGTTCACGCCACCTGAAAACGATTGAAAAGCTTGAAAAAGAAATCTACGATTTAAAAGCGACACAGAAAGCGATTAGCCAAGCGCAAGCCATCATTGAGTTTGACACCCAAGGCAGGGTTTTAATGGCCAATAAGAACTTTAGTCATGTAATGAGTTACCCTGATAATGAAATTGTAGGCAAACACCACAGCCTGTTTATTGAAAAAGAATATGCCAAAAGCCCACAATACCAAAAGTTTTGGCAAAACTTAGCAAGTGGAAAAAATATTTCAGGACGCTTCAAGCGCATTGATAAATTCGGGAAAGAAGTTTGGTTAGAAGCTTCCTATTCACCAGTCTTAAATGAAAATGGTCATCCATATAAAATCATTAAAATCGCAAGCGATATCACTGAACAAGTACAGAAAGAAATCGAAAATCAGGGACTTATTGATGCCATTAATCGAGTGATGGCAGTCATCTCATTTGACCTCAAAGGAAATATCCTAAATGCGAACCAAAACTTTTTATCTGCATCGGGTTACAGTCAAGAAGAACTAAAAGGGAAACATCATCGCACTTTTTTAGAAAGTGATTATGCCAACTCTCAAGAATATGCAAACTTTTGGACAGACCTTGCCAAAAAAGGTTTTTTAACCGGTACTTTCCATCGTAAAAACAAACAAGGTGAAGATTTATGGCTTGAGGCAAGCTATAACGCCATACTTGATAAAAACGGTATTCCATCTAAGTTTGTTAAATTTGCTGTGGATGTCAGCGAAAATGAAAATACTCGCTACCTACAAAACATTATTCACCAAGCTTCGGGTGTTTTGCAAAGAATGGCTGAGGGCGACCTTACAGCACAAATGCCAAACCAAGACCGTTCAGTCAATATGTTTACACCACAAATTAAACAATTGACCGATAATATCCAGAATATGGGCACCAAACTGTCAAACGTCATTCACCACACCATTCAATCATCCTCTATCGTTTCTACAGCTTCAAACGAAGTCAGTGCAGGCGCAACGGATATTAGTCACAAAATACAAGATCAAGCTGCAGCCATTGAGCAAACATCAGCTGCGATGGAACAAATGACATCCATTGTGCAAAACAACTCGGATAGCGCCATACAGGCAAGCAAACTTGCTGCAGCAGCAAGCAGCAGCACCAATCAATGTGTATTGGAAATGGCAAATACAATTCATGCAATGAATGATATCCAAGACTCCAGCCATAAGATTGCTCAAATTGTTAACCTAATTGAAAGCATCGCCTTCCAAACCAACTTACTGGCTTTGAATGCGGCTGTTGAAGCTGCTCGTGCAGGAGAACATGGTCGAGGCTTTGCAGTCGTTGCAGGAGAAGTACGCTCCTTGGCACAAAAATCCTCACAAGCTTCTAAAGAGATTAACGTTCTCATCGAAGAAACCGTGAAGAGGATAGATCATGGTACACATCAGGCAACAAAATCCAGCCAATTGATGGAAGAAATTAATGCATCAATGTCTGAAATGAACACAATTGTTTCCGAAATTTCAGAGGCCTCTTCCGAACAACGTCAAGGAATCTTTCAGGTGAATCAAGCCCTTACACAAATTGATGAAGTAATGCAGGAAAATGCGTCACTCATTGAACAAACAGCTCAGGCATCTGCAAGCATGAAAGATCAAGCCCATAACCTACAACAAAACACTGCATACTTTGTTATAAGCCGAGAGAATCAACAATCATTAGAACAACAGCTGACTCAATCGATTTAA